A part of Neovison vison isolate M4711 chromosome 6, ASM_NN_V1, whole genome shotgun sequence genomic DNA contains:
- the NCK1 gene encoding cytoplasmic protein NCK1 isoform X2 has protein sequence MYKVAEILRCLMHVLPADVEQGIGKVKRKHSVPDSASPADDSFVDPGERLYDLNMPAYVKFNYMAEREDELSLIKGTKVIVMEKCSDGWWRGSYNGQVGWFPSNYVTEEGDSPLGDHVGSLSEKLAAVVNNLNTGQVLHVVQALYPFSSSNDEELNFEKGDVMDVIEKPENDPEWWKCRKINGMVGLVPKNYVTIMQNNPLTSGLEPSPPQCDYIRPSLIGKFAGNPWYYGKVTRHQAEMALNERGHEGDFLIRDSESSPNDFSVSLKAQGKNKHFKVQLKETVYCIGQRKFSTMEELVEHYKKAPIFTSEQGEKLYLIKHLS, from the exons ATGTACAAAGTGGCAGAAATTTTGAGGTGCCTGATGCACGTGTTGCCAGCTGATGTTGAACAAG GCATtggaaaagtgaaaagaaaacatagtGTGCCAGATTCTGCATCTCCTGCTGATGATAGCTTTGTTGACCCAGGGGAACGTCTCTATGACCTCAATATGCCTGCTTATGTGAAATTTAActacatggcagagagagaggatgaattATCATTGATAAAAGGGACAAAGGTGATCGTCATGGAGAAATGCAGTGATGGGTGGTGGCGGGGTAGCTACAATGGACAAGTTGGATGGTTCCCTTCAAACTATGTAACTGAGGAAGGTGACAGTCCTTTGGGTGACCATGTGGGTTCTCTCTCAGAGAAATTAGCAGCAGTTGTCAATAACCTAAATACTGGGCAAGTGTTGCATGTGGTACAGGCTCTTTACCCCTTCAGTTCGTCCAATGATGAAGAACTTAATTTTGAGAAAGGAGATGTAATGGATGTTATTGAAAAGCCTGAAAATGACCCCGAATGGTGGAAATGCAGGAAGATCAATGGAATGGTTGGTCTGGTGCCAAAAAACTATGTTACCATTATGCAGAATAATCCATTAACCTCAGGTTTGGAACCATCACCTCCGCAGTGTGATTACATTAGGCCTTCACTTATTGGAAAGTTTGCTGGCAATCCATGGTACTATGGGAAAGTCACCAGGCATCAAGCAGAAATGGCATTAAATGAAAGAGGGCATGAAGGTGATTTCCTCATTCGTGATAGTGAATCTTCG ccaAATGATTTCTCCGTATCGCTAAAAGCACAAGGGAAGAACAAGCATTTCAAAGTCCAGCTAAAAGAGACTGTCTACTGCATTGGGCAGCGTAAATTCAGCACCATGGAAGAACTTGTAGAACATTACAAAAAGGCACCAATTTTTACAAGTGAACAAGGAGAAAAACTGTATCTTATTAAGCATTTGTCATGA